The sequence gggggggggacattcctgttaatcttgagtacctatagattagtactgcatcctttataactccaaaaagtctttagttttattatattcataagagaaagatagtctgtaccgatttttcccggaaaaacacgagcgtctagaggcgtgacgtgtgggcggagctaaagaatcacgagtgcgaataggcttttgcgttgagagcatgtggaaactaactgtgacattaccgtgaaggaaaaaccatcatccaaaacaaaccatggcttacagtcagattcagacgtttatttatgatccagaatcagatcccgaggctgaaactgaacgagagcagcagcagcaacgactcgctccgagcggggcttgaacccgggtctccggcatgggaggggacgcactaacaaggaggcagagatatttgaagcagttttactcaccgcctgcggttccgacacacgatcgtgaccctttttcgttgggattgcattatccttaagaaataaacgataagcaaatccgtcgtcaaactgggccttgtttgtaaaaaaagcatcttcgaaatgcagggaacaaacaaaaacacttgcacaactctgttgatgctctgtaaaaataaactccatccactggtcccttaatgctgtttctcttttggtaatctgtgcagggttgtcttgccctggcaaccaaaaacacactgcttttgtgacatttcgtgacgctctcgctctgatcagtgaagtatGTTGTGCTCTCagcgctctgctatacgggagcgcgtgctcttccggcagaagtgtcctcaggacccatataaggaaattccgctccatctaacgtcacacagagccatactcgaaaaaaactttccgaaacttgtgacaaaccggaaggagtattttgggaacagaaatactccttcaaacgtacaacttaatttttgaaactttgtccatgtttagcatgggaatccaactctttaacagtgtaaaaaacgcagtatgcatgaaatagcatttcaccccccctttaaagttctAGTCATGGCTgatgataactgaatatgctttagtttgttttttaatgagcTAGGATTGTTTTTtaatgagctaggataatttttcttgtaaccctcgCAAACAACATGTTGTGATGTAGGTtctttttgacaattttttttattttttatttatttatttatttttttgttttgttttttttttggaccagagACTCagttattttctgcaattctccagctgtgaccctTGGAGAGTCTTCAGCCAACTTCTTCAACTTCTAGggagttttgtaacattttctgttggttAGAGAATCTTAATTATTGCATGTTTtttagagttaattagctgattaattAGCTGAGTGTGGCACCAAGTGTCTTAAATATTGAACCTttccacaatattctaattttctgagatactgaatttgggatttttcctTGTTAGTTATAAACatccaaattaaaagaaaaacatttgaaatatatcgaTCTGCATGTAATGAATGaaaatacaagtttcactttttgaatggaattagtgaaatcaactattttgggaagtcgtggcctaatggttagagagtcggactggcagtcgaaaggttgtgagttcgattctcggtccggcaggaattgtgggtggggggagtgcatgaacagctctctctccaccttcaataccacgactgaggtgcccttgagcaaggcactgaacccccaactgctccccgggcgccgcagcattaatggctacccactgctccgggtgtgtgctcacagtgtgtgtgttcactgctctgtgtgtgtgcactttgaaagggttaaaagcagagcacaaattctgagtatgggtcaccatacttggctgaatgtcacatcactttcactttttgatgatattctaattatatgaccagcacctgtattttgCCCAAAACCAGACACTTCTACAAAGTGCTGTGAAGTCTAGTAGATCAGAGTAGTGTGCGCGCATTTAGAGCGCTTTATTTCTCTGCGTGATTCagtctgttaaaatgcatttagaatcaCCACAAAATTTAAGATTTAGGGGCaggaaatttatatatttatatcatttcatatagtaaattaatatcacatgaagagttttcttaaaaaatcagcatgattacatacagattttttttttgtttcataagtTCAATATACAATAAGTTTAGAGACTTGTGTGTACTTGAGATATTTGTGAATTAGATCAAGTAATACTGagtgaatatgatttttttttttttttattattattcctaaactccaggttttttttaacaaaggggctcactatatatttttttgctcatTCAACTTCTCAAAACTCCCAAATGCTTGCTGTCCAATATCACATACTCATGGATGAGACATGCAGATAGATAGTGATAAAAAATGTGGAAGAGGCTGGAAGTCAACAGTACTTATAAATGCcagaatataaaatgtattttatgcatataaattTTCATTTTCGCATATGTTCTACTAGATTTGTAAAATTggtaaatttgtaattttatgcacatttaatgtaatttaatttgtgcaccaaattacaaataaaaatgcatatgagTTGCCTTATGTGCCTTATGTGATCTCGAATTGCagaatatattttgttacatgcattttaattaacGTTCTTGTGTCCTGCGTAAACATGCAGTTCGCAGCTTAAATTGTCTTTTTTGGAGATTTCATTACTTACGACATCCCTAGGTATTTATGCTTATACTTTTGTGTGGGTTATTTATGATGACTTGATATAGAGCATGCGCCACATTAGTGTTGTCAGGGTACCAAAATTTTAGTATTCGGTACCGCTcccagtgaaaatccacagttctGGTACCAATtgcggtaccaaagcaaaacactaaaatatgctaattaaaaaaaaccacaaccttttatcactaaaaataacctgtaataaaattaatgtaaatgtaatttgtcttttaagtaatgaaatttaaacacattttattttttggtaaataaaggagATTTGCTATTCAAATTAAaccatggaagaaatattgtgtgatttatttctttaaattattaagttttatatatttttttcagtagtagcagtatcacatacattctactaaataatagtaatatttctagcacaatgccttatgtaaaaatgaaattttgacgggctacttttattttgacactggttttactaaattaaatggtaaaatgcttgtgaagtgactcggAACAGTTCTgatgatgttgtttatgtatttatgtcctcattgagacggcagatgctgaaattactgcaagcgtcacacgcttcagtctatgtagtaaacaaacctgcacatctcctgccattcattcattcacacagcgATGCGCAGAACAAGCAGGATtcagatttcaaccaacttttgcagcTTAACATTTATGGTTTGACAGTTACTTTAATGTGCActgtgcttcatacatcgctACATTATAAaggaaaattaatatatatatatattttttctcctaTGAAATGTTGCTTTTGTGACTGTACCTTTCGAGAGTTTGATAAATATTGCGTGTACTTCATTGCATATGTTTATGATTAAGCTCAGTAGGAGAAATGTCTTGCAGCTAAAAGGAAATGTCAACTATTTCTGTGTTTACAGATGGTGGTTATTTTATTTCCTGCCTCTGTGTCTTTTAACAAGTGAAGGTGAGCGCTAAAATGAACAATTTCTGAAGCTAATATCTACCTTTTGAGTTTCCTAAACTGCCTCTTTTTTCATAACTTTTCTCtgttttcagtgtctctgcaggagaCTGTTGAGGGTTTTATTGGAGGTTCTGCTGTTTTACCTTGTTCTACTGAAGAACCTCTGAATCCAAATCAAAACATCACAGTGCGCTGGATACACAGAGACGACAATGTGTATATCATTATTAATGGTCAAGTCTCTGTGGAAAGACAGGATCCAGAGTACAAGAACAGAGTTGAAAGCTTTCCTGAGGAGTATCTGAGAGGAAACTTCTCCATCAAACTCAACAACCTTCAACACAATGATACAGGACTATACAATTGCTACATCATCATGAAGGAATCAGTACTCAAGGGTGTTGAACTTTTCACTCGAGGTGTGTAAAACTACATGATTGACAAAAATCTTTACATTCCAGCCTTTGTTCTTTTGCGTTGACATTATAAAAGGATGCactcatgttttgtgtttttcctcCAAAACTGTAAATCTTTTGTCTTCCAGAGAGATCAGAAAGACAACTCCCCAGTAAAGCCACAGAACCAAGACCAGAGATGACTGTTATGATCATTTCTGCTCTGTTTATTGGTATTATATCTTCATTGAATGTAAGTTCATTCAGCAACATAATCAAGATGTACTTCACATTGTAATTAAGTGACAGCCTCAAACGAAATATTGTAATGATGAATGTGTTCCAGAACTGTGTCACAGGGGTTTCTTCATAAATCACAGCGTCCCAAGCCTGGATAAaggaggaggagctggagaacTACTTTATATATTCACTACAATATCATCGGAGCAGGCGCTTCTCATCACCTGATGTCTTCAATgtcagctgagagagagagagagatcgggAAAGATCCATGAGCTGGGATTCAAGTTCAGGACGCCAGCAGCGCAGCGGCTCTGTGTGACGGCATCAGCaatatatttaacttttctgAACTATCTTGTAGAGCTAGAAATATCATGTTATTAACAGGAAATAcatattcagaaatgtttttacagGAACTACTCAATGTTTGGATCATATATAGTAATACAGTATCACTTGTTTTGGAAgttttattagattagattatataATTGATTgctgatttaaatataaaaaaatatgaatatataaatatgaaaatatattgtatttatttcccCCCAGTAAATTATTAAATCTGATGAAAATCATCAACATTAAACAACTCAAAAGTAAATCACATCACTGACAAATTAGAGGGAAATGTGCTTAAATTTtatgaaaacatcacaaaatctttaaaataatcttaggcccggtttcacagacagggtttagACTAAACCAGggttaggccatagttcaattaggacattttagacatttatattaacatgccttagaaaaaaacattCCTGGTGTGTATCTTGAGACATTaaagaaactgaaatattttaagattagtgcatgtttctttcagttgaaacagctcagatttacattttagtctgggactagatttaagccttgtctgtgaaacagaGGGTTTTTGGGCCGGTTTTCCGTACGGGAATTAAGCCTAGTCGTAgactaaatgtcattttaaacctggATTTATTGAAGTAGCTTTCTCACACATGGATTACAATAGTCTCAGACTTGCACTAGTCTAGACTTAAAACAACCGGATTTCTAGAAGTAGGATTAGACCTAATTCAGATCTAAATGAAGTCTTAAATTAAACCTGGTCAGAAGCAGGTTTAACCTCAGATTAAAAACTTCTTGCCTCAAGGCTCACGTTCATAGTAGCAGAAAATGGATTACCTCGACTATTTCAACGACAATCAGAGACCACCACCAAGACCAGAAAGAAGGTTGCTGAAAGACAGGAGCAACCCACTAAATGATTTTGATGATTTACATTTTCTTGACCGTTTCCGTATGTCAAAAGAAAATGCAACAGAAATAATTGGTTTGCTGCAGCCCAAGCTTTCAGGTGACTTAGTCAGGGGCACTCCTATTTCTCCTTCCTTACAAAAATTAATTACCTTAAGGTTTTTGGCATGTGGAACCTTCCATCGTGAAACTGGGGATTTGTGTGGTGTAGGTGAATCAACAGTGTGCAAAATAGTACACAGTCTCTGCAGTGCTATATGTGAACTGAAAAAGGATTTCATCAAATTCCCAAATGCTGCTGAACAGGCCACCTACAAGGTAAATTTCTATGAATATGGTAACTTCCCTGGAGTCATTGGTTGTATCGATGGCTGCCACATTCCCATCAAGTGTCCCTCTACAGCAGATGCTGAGGAATTCAGAAATCGTAAAAACTGGTTTTCAATAAATGTACAAGGAGTGTGCACTCCCACTATGCAGTTCTCCAATATTGTTGCACGTTGGAAAGGTTCAACCCATGACTCAAGGATTTTCCACAACTCCTCTTTGTACGGTCAGTTTGAAACAAGACAACACTCTGGAATTCTACTTGGTGACAGTGGGTATGCACAGACAAACTTCTTGTTCACCCCCTATCTCCATCCAGTCAGACCAGAGCAACAGCGCTATAACCAAGCTCACATGCTCACCAGAGGGCTAATAGAGCGCATGTTTGGTGTATGGAAGAATCGTTTCCAGTGTCTCCGAAATACACTGCGGTTTGAACCTAGGAGGTGCTGCATTGTTATTATTGCAACAGCAGTGCTTCATAATTTTCTTAAACAGTGTGGCTGCCCAGACCCTGATATTGCAAATGATGATGACCAACATGTCCCTATCGCTGAGCTAGTCAATGACAGAAATGGACTTGCTTACAGAGATGCTTTTGCTTTGCAGCACTTCTCATAAATGAGCCTTGAGTGATACATAAATGATTGGCATAGACAggtaaaaaaaattcatgaaTTTAACTGAGATTTTGTTCCAAAGTCAGTTGACACTGCTGCTGCTTCATGTCTCTCTCTTTCATAGACAACTCAAGATGAAGGATTTTCATTTTGACTTCATGTCcttcttttttaatattgtaatttacGTTCATGGAACTCTATGGCAAGTTTCTCATGAATGGTCATCCTTTTCCCTCTTGACCTGCTGCCTGGATTAGAGACTGCTGGATGCTGACTACTGCTACTGCAGGAGACTGGATGCTGCTGCATGTTGGTGCTGGCTGCTGCTGGATTCATTTGAGCATCTTGACTGTTCCCTGCGCCCCCCAAATCCTGTGTCAAGATCAGGtcatctttgtatgaaaaaaataaataaatagcattacaTTTGACTTCAACAATAAAGGTCATTACATAATTTTTGTTACAAGACATGACTTGCATTTAATTATGTTGGATGGGATAGCACGTTACTGTAAATGAGACGTTTTAAATGAGTCTTTGAAAGATTCCTCACCTGAACTGTCCAAATGGTCATCATCTGGAATACCTTCCAGGGGTTGCTGACTTTCAATAATCCCAGCCAACAAGTCCCCCAACTCCTTTGTGTCTGGTGGAACTGGGAGTCCCCCGCCTGTCTTGAAACGCTCTTGACGCGTAGCAGCAGttgtttttttcaggtttatttttatgtttttccacAGGACCTTTACAAGATAATATATACTCTGAAGTAGGACttctatataatattgttttctttttacatttcattaatgaaaatatttataattgacTGATTTGTAAGAATGGGGCAACAATAAATCTTACCTGAACTTGTTGGAGTGTCCGTTTGGTTACTTTTTCATTTGAGTTGAATTGATTCAATATGGAAATCCATgccttcttcttcttgttttctgtACCTGAATCATGCTGTTTGTTTTCAATTACAGGATAATTTGATACAATTTGTTTAAAAAGGGTCTTCTCAAATTCACTGAAGTTTTTTAAGCGTTTTCTTCTGCCTTGATCCATTTTTTGGTTAAGTGTAATGACTCCTGTTCCACACACTCCTTAAGACTAATGAATTACAAGTAGTCCATACCAGGTTTTTATAGCAACCTCTCCTTAGCCACATGTGCATGCCATTAATCTAATCGGGTTTCCAAAAGATGATCTCACTTGTCCTTGATTACCTTAATCTGAGACTCTGTAGTCTAGAACTAGTTAATCCAAACTTAAGCAACATCTCAGAAAGTCAGTTGTTTAGTGTGGATTAATTTAAGTAGAATTAGCCTAGTCCTGGTTTATTTTAAGCCATTAACGGGAAACTGGGCCATAATGTCTTACAATTAGGCCTAATGTTTATACAGAATATAATttcttaaacactttttttattttttattaaatattacatcttCACTCATTCATCTCTGTGTTCTTGTGTCAATCGTGTGTAATGTGAATTGAATCAGCTAGAAAATACAGCTAGAGGAAACACTTCTGATTATATATTGTACAATGTCAGAGACAGCTTCATGTTAAGATATGTTAATACTATGGGACACAGGCAGTTATCAGAAACTTATATCAACAGCCACATTATTTATGATCTACTTTATACAGAaactacaaacctgattccaaaaaagttgggacatggtacagattgtgaataaaaacagaatgcaatgatgtggaagtttcaaatttcaatattttattcagaatacaacatagatgatatATCAGATGTTTAAACTGAGTAAATGTATcagtttaagagaaaaaaaagtcgattttaaatttcatggtatCCCCTcttatttttataacagtctgcagaCGTCTGAGACTGAGgtgacaagttgctcaagtttaggaataggaatgttgtcccattcttgactaatacaggcttctagctgctcaactgtcttaggtcttctttgtcgcatcttcctctttatgatgcacctaatgttttctatgggtgaaagatctggactgcaggctggccatttcagtactcGGATCcctctatgcagccatgatgttgtaattgatgcagtatgtggtctgacatTGTCATGGTGGGAAAtccaaggtcttccctgaaagagacgatgtctggatgggagcatatgttgttctagatcttggatatacctttcagcattgatgatgcctttccagatgtgtaagctgcccatgccacacacactcatgcaaccccataccatcagagatgcaggcttctgaactgagcactgataacaacttgggttgtccttgtcctctatAGTCTGGATGACATTGCGATTAAAATCATTGAATGATAAATGCCAAatgaatatacaataataaacctttgtttttatcaaaacaatttatccagtttaataaaataaattaacactaaTAAATTAAAGCGTCAAATtgattccaatattttttttccacatcatgctgAAGTTTTACAGACTATGAgacattcacacttcccataaaggactgttggttcttttgtattgcaaatatgatacttgactctgaactgctgctaatcattattcttCTGTTGATAATATTTTGATCATTGGTGCCTGTCTCACACCTAGACTGTCTACACTTCATCATTTCAtcgttgttttttgggggggtatACGTGCGAGCATCGCGAGTCAGGTTAACATTAATCTTACACCCCCTCCTTCAACAGCGCAGGGGTGTCAGAATGATCGGAAACAGTATACTGTCACTcagccttttcaaacttctttttgcccCCAAACAAAGAATGAAAACGAACATCgtttgaagtatatcggggcCTTAAAACGTTTCCTTGGTTTCCGCTGTAAACGAAGTAGCTCTGCAGTTATTAACTTTATTATGCAATACAGCCTCCAGAGgaaagatgaaaacaaaacataccatctaaacttttctaaagacagttagttcccctcagacatgaattcatataaactcctacaaCTTAATCAATCacaatttgtttagcatctcaaacTATTTGAATTGTCTCATATTTTAATCGATTTTCAACCGGTTCGTGGTTAATCGTTACATAGGCTACCTACACCTAATGCATGGTATTCAAATGGGAAAAAATtaggaaaatctctaaaagacagacattaacccATAACTTACCAGCAACACAACATCAGATGAGCATCTAACTTGagatctgtgataaagcaatataaaaataCCACACAGGTATTTAAACTCTGGTAACGTTATACTTTGCTATTTTTGAAAGGTAATAAAGATAGCGATTTCCTTACCTTATTTTGATCATATCTTTGCTGGACCTCGCAGATCAGAGTCTGACCCTTCTTCTGTTCACATTAAAGTTTTTGCTCTACGTTGACATGTCACAACTCAGATTcgcttaaaatataaaaaggcaaATTTTAAATAATTCCGGACCGACCGAACAGTTTCAATAAGCAGCTCTCAGTCAGCCGCCTACCGCAGAAAGACGATAATAACGGTCTTATTTTGaaggcttttattttattttattgatgggTTGTACTTGAAAGATTTGttaattttgaacaaatcttCAATGTGACTTGGGAAAAACGAGTCATCTTGGGGAGTAATTTGTTCAGTCGTGTATGCGCAACTTCTTATGGGTTATGCACTGAAATTATTTGACCCGTGTTGAGTCTTCTCGTTTTTCTAGTAGTTTGTTCATCACATAACAGCCCCATACTTAACCAATGCTGTCTGAGCCGGAAAGGGAATTGATTAGTTTATATCTCGACTCAGATTTTATAATCGTTCGTTCCTCAAGTGACAGACCCATTAGCTAATCATATCCCAGATAGCACAGGTACGTCGCGGAGACGTCTATGAAAGATCGTAGCATCTGGTGAACATCGTGTGACCTTTCGGTGCTTTGAACAGATCTAGATTTTAAAGGTTCTGGACTACGCCACCTGGTGCCTCTCACACCAGGATATACTTTACACCTGAACTGCTAAATACCTGATTTAAGGCGAGCAGATTCGTCGAAGTACACATAAGATGAACTAGACAGAGACGTGTTCTCAGTAGAAAAACAGTAACAAAACTTTATTATACAATGGTATCATTAAAAGAGCCACACCGTCATCCTAGAGACACATTACTAATAGAGACTAGACCTGGCATTAGCTGTTACAGGGGACAATGTATGATTACCAATTAAACTAGAAAATACTGATTCGCTGGCAAGGCAGGTTACCTGTCCGAGATACGCGTGACGTTCACCACCCGTGCTCTGGAACCTGGAGCCCACGATCCCATGcatccacacacacgcacacacacacacacacacacacacgcacacacacaccaccacaagCCGATGATTCAAACAAGATTGTGAAGTGCAATTTACCACTACAATACGTGGTGCAGGGTGTGGGGACGGAACCAGGAACCTCTCTTGTGAGCAGCTACGCTAATACTCTGGAAAGACAAGGAAAAGAACAAGTTAGTTATCACTAGAAAAATGGATAGAGAAATGTAACGCTATACACTACTAGCACAGCCAATACCACATCAGTCAGACAGAGCAGTAGACGGAGGCTAcggcaaaataaacaataaagaaaagaaatatataaaacttaattcaGGCAAGGCAAAGCAGCAGGAGCAATCTGCCTCAATGTTGACATATGAACTGACACGGTGGAAAAACAGGCCTTTGCGCTGGTCTTCACAACCCTACACACAGCATattcattaaatgcatttatgttaaGAGTTGACAATAAAACAGTCATACAATATGTCAGGGCAACACAATCAGACTCATTGTACATGTGTTCAAAAGCTTTTAGTCCTAACACACTGGATCTACTCATAACACAATAAACAAACTTTTTACCTTCTAGGACCTTCAAAAGCACACAGCGCGATTACCCGGAAGCGTCTGGCAGTAACGTTACAGCTACACGGCGGGTACTTTGCCCCAGACCTGTGTGCAAATGTGTGCATTAAAAAGCATATATCCCAACAACGACACCCACATTATAGTtaacaataaaatacacaaataatacctTCTTGATGCTAGTAAATTGTGGTAAAGCTACCCGGTGTGTGCTTTGCCCAGGACCTTCAGCAATACACAGCGCGATTACCCGGAAGCGTCTGGCAATCAGTAAAACACTTTGACACAGGAGAACCACATACCCAAGCAGCAACAGGACTAAAAACGTATCGTGCGTCAGAGAATATCTCTAAGCTCAACAGGCAGACGATTTTATAGCAACTGGCCAGACACAAATGAGTTGTTTAGCCACTCACGGCTAGCTGAGTGACGTCAGGGGGTAACCGTAGCTGCAGAGGGACAAACTTCAACCAGACAGCGATTACTCTGCCGGTTACACTTTACCCCCCCGATTTGTTATCGGCGTCTCGCCGATAAGCTCAATAGATCATAACTCTACCTTcctttaataaaaagaataaacaaaatGCAAGGGGGGTAACCTAATACCAAGGACGGAAAACGGTTGTCACTTTACTGCTAGACCCAAGTACTTGAGAGTTAGTAGCCCCAT comes from Carassius auratus strain Wakin unplaced genomic scaffold, ASM336829v1 scaf_tig00214234, whole genome shotgun sequence and encodes:
- the LOC113091579 gene encoding CD276 antigen homolog, which codes for MDLWETGNLRRWWLFYFLPLCLLTSEVSLQETVEGFIGGSAVLPCSTEEPLNPNQNITVRWIHRDDNVYIIINGQVSVERQDPEYKNRVESFPEEYLRGNFSIKLNNLQHNDTGLYNCYIIMKESVLKGVELFTRERSERQLPSKATEPRPEMTVMIISALFIGIISSLNNCVTGVSS